Proteins encoded within one genomic window of Paramisgurnus dabryanus chromosome 13, PD_genome_1.1, whole genome shotgun sequence:
- the gon4lb gene encoding GON-4-like protein isoform X1: MGWKRKASPDQQLEPAKAPKRESVNTSPFFHKLITSSWRRKVSTPTKRRSFISIHTLSPDRQVRQIKSHEQKSSADHEDEGDGVQSSPILSPLQSEEDAELGLVITVDEDRCGEEESLNGKNGVNVTNVMTQREGEIPEENEEMEMAEGLEEEDESEEELRKLDRDLTFKSKKLKLSSVNVRDIIHEVVTNEHVVAMMKATIRDTQDMPMFEPKMTRSKLKEVVEKGVVMGNWNISPIKKANEIKPPQFVDIPLQEEEDSSDEEYCPDEDEEDETAEETFLESDVESTSSSPRGTRHTPSHTPSEQDSPRPKPGVSRHLRVEAVPMGPPAPPPQSCSSSRSLRPSDPFIEKLHAVDKELEQSPLCMEPFQALSNSGGGEPDNSLVACRTRSKWPLRNVPLDQLEAELRAPDITPDMYDNVSTPEDREWTHWLQGLMTTHLDNEEEGDEDDDPEYNFLDDLDEPDLEDYRNDRAVRITKKEVNELMEELFETFNDELAANEQDEEGHEEDEDHDEEATNAPQFNVPQAIRFEEPLAHMLTACRRTVKLQLDALQQKRENQTRATQNASGPGMVMMQPSCPLVVTSTQRVQLQQQIQQHVQLLTQANMLCSPVEALKSEAQTTKHFLEELRSFAERAEKGRAAVNPGFRSIFKVCNLQPSLNLLEELNQCPFPLHLPPKPTRRNAAHSYPFLPAGLAWLFATRSLFMYPELLPHCSLDPALHPPRSKHYYTKAEDSLIVLGLKHFAQTEFPYHLISRYLIRSKTQDQLRVRVKDMASNRLGHNVIKFFCQNQVVPPLQVMCSPIFPGEECPPVEREQSVMPNWLRKSLPSIHKAVSQSGLRATSITETPNLVFPKGTNYPQFLPKGVHLRLHPSLNTNRPLPSKPRPLGGFSCPTLMPLAKAPPCPTATDNLLPSVSSPPSNHGVFLLAQAPSTPVNRVLPLTHLPLTPIHGTVPLSTTCPINFQYITPELGSGFPLHPPANLPPTLVHIPPSAAVNGPLLTTRRVRTSGVQKMSNKRKKPPIPRKLVPLKPAPQLPKMPSPSTSIALNVTQGIASATPSCVPSPQDLVIRILPATQASESLFLENGLTTCIGTVTQGSECNFMQTTPIQKTVENGQIIISHNSGSQMIPESSVSSPTESSQYVLVQTVSHTGMPQLLLVPKDSVIQPAPLSSESAPVSLSVVPQNQSAAFEVSPGTKTTVVPLNTVTPVTTLPVNVENAESEKEGSEGGEAEMTGERWEEEMAGALFGSPLLAISESSCSPDSSFTSTDASVDSGAEASARVDMESECDDPKHLSDSEKQMEEGELSDNGKQETPRMLTHSTGDGKEQQSNGGEKLNEGNGEEGGGEERESGGNGERDGDKEGEKSGGRESSEKKEGDGGGDKEREERDGDGEKDGDGERDEEEEDFDDLTQDEDEEEVMSSASEESVLSVPELQETMEKLTWLASERRLCREGDSEEDNSPTSPTSPTSPNSQNSPASQNSQEENSDDEEDGVMKSDEMEAGEGEGGKLPEGDAPPGDDPPQASGRGGGRGRGRGRPPPRSLKRGQRQERGSKDASKLFLLYDEQILDNDPMRESKDMAFAQAYLNRVREALQDVPGKVEEFLGLLYEFDEAGGDGQSVVELFSQLKPLLRDWPDLLKDFAAFLLPEQALECGLFEEQQAFDRSRRFLRQLEISFGENPSHYQKIVRALQSGPALSPAGIEELKAQMATLLKGHTHLQGEFWMFFDEMRPPAARPGQFEEAVWPEDVATGADGEGGLSVGCGGGVWGGFEEVTLPDLEEDEESHKIRVISNRSKGRKEMRTHGNYKQDCEWPEKDCPCPCHDSSHDTKHRRHKRKGCLRCHSNKATNSSKVLKSRDSAFPSADTQSERGGEEKEEERGPGEEGEAEKEVKDESGNGASSPHLDEDVTVCEGDEIIPSPIPEPLKKPNEEDDENQEEHLHTTPQRQSSDEDVSAETGEREYTQQSTLSPALESPVCAKNISLTASGERVILWTREADRVILTACQQQGANDSTFHAVSEQLGNKTAIEVSSRFRDLMRLFHTSACQASSEDEATEQQSATDEEQD, from the exons atggGGTGGAAACGTAAAGCATCTCCAGATCAACAACTGGAACCTGCCAAAGCACCAAAGAGGGAATCTGTCAACACGTCTCCTTTTTTTCACAAACTAATAACAAGTTCTTGGAGGAGGAAGGTCTCTACACCTACTAAGAGAAGGAGCTTTATCTCAATCCACACACTGTCTCCAGACAGACAAGTTCGTCAAATTAAATCCCACGAGCAGAAATCCAGTGCAG ACCATGAGGATGAGGGCGATGGTGTCCAGTCCTCCCCAATTTTGTCTCCCCTGCAGTCAGAGGAGGATGCAGAGCTTGGTCTGGTAATCACTGTGG ATGAAGACCGGTGTGGAGAAGAGGAATCTTTGAATGGAAAGAATGGAGTAAATGTAACGAATGTAATGACTCAAAGGGAAGGAGAGATCCCTGAGGAGAATGAAGAGATGGAGATGGCAGAAGGGCTTGAGGAAGAGGATGAAAGTGAAGAGGAGCTGAGAAAGTTGGACAGGGATTTAACTTTCAAGTCAAAAAAGCTCAAGCTCTCCTCCGTCAATGTTCGTGACATTATCCAC GAGGTGGTAACCAATGAGCATGTTGTGGCCATGATGAAAGCTACCATAAGAGACACACAGGACATGCCtatgttt gaGCCTAAAATGACCCGTTCAAAGCTCAAGGAAGTTGTTGAAAAAGGGGTG gTAATGGGCAACTGGAACATCTCCCCAATAAAGAAGGCAAATGAGATTAAG CCTCCCCAGTTTGTAGACATTCCTCTGCAGGAGGAGGAAGACTCCTCTGATGAAGAGTATTGTCCTGATGAAGATGAGGAGGATGAAACTGCTGAGGAG ACATTTTTGGAGAGTGATGTGGAGAGCACATCCTCCTCCCCACGTGGCACCAGACACACCCCCTCTCATACGCCCTCTGAACAGGACAGCCCCAGACCG AAGCCTGGGGTGTCCAGGCACTTGAGAGTTGAAGCAGTGCCTATGGGTCCCCCTGCCCCTCCTCCCCAATCCTGCAGTTCTTCAAGATCCCTCAGGCCCTCTGACCCTTTTATTGAGAAACTCCATGCTGTGGATAAAGAGCTTGAGCAAAGTCCTCTCTGCATGGAGCCTTTCCAG GCTTTGAGCAACAGTGGTGGAGGGGAGCCAGACAACAGTTTGGTGGCTTGTCGGACACGTTCAAAGTGGCCGCTAAGGAACGTCCCTCTGGATCAGCTGGAGGCGGAGCTCCGCGCGCCAGACATTACGCCAGATATGTATGATAATGTCTCCACGCCAGAGGAccgtgaatggactcattggcTGCAGGGACTCATGACCACTCACCTGGACAATGAAG AAGAGGGTGATGAAGACGACGATCctgaatataattttttagaCGATTTGGACGAACCCGATTTGGAAGATTATCGAAATGACCGTGCCGTTCGTATTACAA AGAAAGAAGTCAATGAGCTCATGGAAGAGCTCTTTGAGACG TTTAACGATGAGCTGGCAGCCAATGAACAAGATGAGGAAGGACATGAGGAAGATGAGGATCATGATGAGGAGGCAACTAACGCTCCACAATTCAATGTTCCTCAAGCCATCAG GTTCGAGGAGCCATTGGCTCATATGTTGACGGCATGCAGGCGGACAGTCAAACTGCAGCTGGATGCCCTGCAGCAGAAGAGGGAGAACCAGACCCGTGCTACCCAGAATGCATCTGGGCCTGGAATGGTTATGATGCAACCCAGCTGTCCTCTGGTGGTCACATCGACTCAAAGAGTACAGCTGCAGCAGCAAATACAGCAG CATGTCCAATTATTGACACAGGCCAATATGCTTTGCAGTCCAGTGGAGGCGCTAAAGAGCGAAGCTCAAACCACCAAACATTTTCTg GAGGAGTTGCGGTCATTTGCAGAGAGAGCAGAGAAGGGAAGGGCGGCGGTTAATCCGGGTTTCAGAAGCATTTTCAAAGTGTGTAACTTACAGCCGTCCCTTAACCTGCTGGAGGAGTTGAACCAGTGTCCTTTCCCTCTCCATCTTCCTCCCAAACCCACGCGCCGCAACGCAG CCCATTCGTACCCATTTCTCCCCGCTGGTCTTGCCTGGCTGTTTGCTACACGGTCTTTGTTTATGTATCCTGAGCTTCTACCACATTGCAGTCTGGATCCAGCCCTGCACCCTCCACGCAGCAAACATTACTACACCAAAGCAGAAGATAG TCTGATAGTTTTAGGGTTAAAGCACTTTGCTCAAACAGAGTTTCCATATCATCTGATTAGTCGGTATCTGATCCGGTCCAAAACTCAGGATCAGCTGCGTGTGCGTGTAAAGGACATGGCATCCAACAGACTTGGACACAACGTTATCAAG tttttcTGCCAGAACCAAGTGGTTCCTCCTCTGCAAGTGATGTGCAGTCCTATATTTCCTGGAGAAGAGTGCCCTcctgtggagagagaacagaGTGTCATGCCCAACTGGCTGCGG AAAAGCTTACCGAGCATCCATAAGGCAGTTTCTCAGTCTGGTTTAAGGGCGACCTCAATCACGGAAACTCCCAACCTTGTCTTCCCAAAAGGAACAAATTACCCACAATTCCTTCCTAAAGGTGTTCATCTGCGTCTGCACCCCTCATTGAATACAAATCGCCCCTTACCTTCCAAACCGCGGCCTCTGGGTGGTTTTTCCTGCCCTACTCTCATGCCATTGGCTAAAGCCCCTCCATGTCCCACAGCTACAGATAATTTATTGCCCAGTGTCTCCTCACCACCCTCAAATCATGGTGTGTTTTTACTTGCCCAAGCACCTAGCACGCCTGTTAATAGGGTCCTACCATTGACCCATCTTCCTTTAACACCAATTCATGGAACAGTGCCACTGAGCACCACTTGTCCTATTAACTTTCAGTATATCACACCAGAATTGGGGTCAGGATTTCCATTGCACCCTCCTGCCAACTTGCCCCCCACTCTAGTTCATATACCACCTTCTGCAGCTGTCAACGGTCCTCTGCTAACTACTAGGAGAGTAAGGACAAGTGGGGTGCAAAAGATGTCGAATAAGCGCAAGAAACCCCCTATCCCAAGAAAGCTTGTACCTTTGAAGCCAGCCCCCCAACTGCCCAAAATGCCCTCTCCTTCCACAAGCATTGCCTTGAATGTCACACAGGGGATTGCATCAGCTACGCCTTCCTGTGTCCCTTCTCCTCAGGACCTTGTCATTCGGATACTCCCTGCAACACAGGCAAGCGAGTCCCTGTTTTTAGAAAATGGCCTGACGACTTGCATAGGAACGGTGACACAGGGATCAGAATGTAACTTTATGCAAACCACTCCCATTCAAAAAACTGTTGAAAATGGCCAAATCATCATAAGTCACAACTCTGGATCACAGATGATCCCTGAAAGCAGTGTTTCATCACCAACAGAGAGTTCTCAGTATGTGCTGGTTCAGACTGTTTCACATACAGGTATGCCACAGCTTTTACTTGTGCCCAAAGACTCGGTCATTCAACCCGCTCCACTTTCTTCTGAAAGTGCACCGGTGAGTTTATCAGTGGTGCCGCAAAACCAGAGCGCTGCTTTTGAGGTTTCTCCTGGCACAAAGACAACAGTTGTGCCTTTAAATACCGTAACACCCGTCACAACTTTACCAGTCAATGTAGAGAATGCTGAAAGCGAGAAGGAAGGGAGTGAGGGGGGAGAAGCAGAAATGACTGGTGAGAGATGGGAAGAGGAAATGGCAGGTGCTCTTTTTGGCAGTCCTCTTCTAGCAATCTCCGAGTCTTCCTGTAGCCCCGACTCCAGTTTCACCAGCACAGATGCCAGTGTGGACAGTGGTGCGGAAGCTTCAGCGAGAGTGGATATGGAAAGTGAATGTGATGACCCAAAACATCTGTCTGATAGTGAGAAACAGATGGAGGAGGGTGAGCTGTCTGACAACGGCAAACAGGAAACACCAAGAATGCTCACACACAGCACAGGGGATGGAAAGGAGCAACAGTCCAATGGGGGAGAGAAGCTGAATGAGGGGAATGGGGAGGAAGGAGgaggagaagagagggagagtggTGGAAATGGAGAGCGTGATGGAGATAAAGAAGGAGAGAAGAGCGGAGGCAGAGAAAGCAGTGAAAAGAAAGAAGGGGATGGTGGTGGAGACAAAGAACGGGAAGAGAGGGACGGAGATGGAGAGAAAGATGGAGATGGGGAGCGTGACGAGGAAGAAGAGGATTTTGATGACCTCACACAGGATGAAGATGAAGAGGAGGTGATGTCATCAGCATCAGAGGAATCTGTCCTTTCTGTTCCAGAACTTCAG GAGACAATGGAGAAGTTGACCTGGTTGGCATCAGAGAGGAGACTGTGCCGAGAGGGAGACTCGGAGGAGGACAATTCTCCCACGTCTCCGACATCCCCCACCTCCCCAAACTCCCAGAACTCCCCTGCATCCCAGAATTCACAGGAGGAGAACTCGGATGATGAAGAGGATGGAGTGATGAAGAGTGATGAGATGGAAGCAGGAGAGGGTGAAGGTGGAAAGCTTCCTGAGGGAGATGCACCGCCAGGTGATGATCCCCCACAGGCCAGCgggagaggaggagggcgtGGCAGAG GGCGTGGCCGCCCTCCCCCTCGTAGTCTGAAGCGTGGTCAGCGTCAGGAACGAGGCAGTAAAGATGCCTCAAAGCTCTTCCTATTGTATGATGAACAGATCCTAGATAATGATCCAATGAGAGAGAGCAAAGACATGGCCTTTGCACAGGCTTATCTTAACAGG GTTCGTGAGGCCTTGCAAGATGTTCCTGGTAAGGTGGAGGAGTTTTTGGGGCTGCTATATGAGTTCGATGAGGCAGGAGGAGATGGCCAAAGCGTTGTAGAGCTCTTCTCCCAGCTGAAACCTTTGCTCAGAGATTGGCCTGACCTCctcaaagactttgctgcctTCCTTTTGCCTGAACAAGCACTGGAGTGTGGACTG TTTGAGGAGCAGCAAGCCTTTGACAGGAGTCGGCGATTCCTGCGTCAGCTAGAGATAAGTTTTGGGGAGAATCCATCTCATTATCAGAAGATTGTGAGAGCACTTCAAAGTGGACCTGCTCTCAGTCCTGCTGGGATCGAGGAG CTCAAAGCCCAGATGGCCACCCTTCTTAAGGGCCACACCCACCTACAGGGAGAATTCTGGATGTTTTTTGATGAGATGCGTCCACCCGCCGCACGTCCCGGCCAGTTTGAAGAGGCAGTTTGGCCAGAGGATGTGGCCACCGGGGCAGATGGAGAAGGAGGCTTGAGTGTGGGCTGTGGAGGAGGAGTATGGGGAGGGTTTGAGGAGGTGACACTCCCTGATCTGGAGGAGGATGAAGAGTCGCACAAGATTCGTGTGATCAGCAACAGGAGCAAGGGAAGGAAAGAAATGCGCACACATGGCAACTACAAG CAGGACTGTGAATGGCCAGAGAAAGATTGTCCATGTCCTTGTCATGACTCCAGCCACGATACCAAACATCGCAGACATAAGAGGAAGGGATGCTTGCGTTGCCACAGCAACAAG GCCACCAATAGCTCAAAGGTGTTGAAGAGTCGTGATTCAGCATTTCCATCTGCTGATACACAGTCTGAGAGAGGAGGGGAAGAGAAAGAAGAGGAAAGAGGACCAGGGGAGGAAGGAGAAGCAGAAAAGGAGGTTAAAGACGAGTCTGGTAATGGAGCAAGCAGTCCACACCTTG